One Urocitellus parryii isolate mUroPar1 chromosome 9, mUroPar1.hap1, whole genome shotgun sequence DNA segment encodes these proteins:
- the Hspb1 gene encoding heat shock protein beta-1 — protein sequence MTERRVPFTLLRTPSWDPFHDWYPNHSRLFDQAFGLPRLPEEWTQWFSSSAWPGYVRPLPAAEGPGAVAAAAPAYSRALSRQLSRGVSEIRHTADRWRVSLDVNHFAPEELTVKTKDGVVEITGKHEERQDEHGYVSRCFTRKYTLPPGVDPTLVSSSLSPEGTLTVEAPMPKPATQSAEITIPVTFESRAQLGSSEAGKSE from the exons ATGACCGAGCGCCGCGTGCCCTTCACGCTCCTGCGGACCCCCAGCTGGGACCCTTTCCACGACTGGTACCCGAACCACAGCCGCCTCTTCGACCAGGCCTTCGGGCTGCCCCGGCTGCCGGAGGAGTGGACGCAGTGGTTCAGCTCCAGCGCCTGGCCGGGCTACGTGCGCCCGCTGCCCGCCGCCGAGGGCCCCGGGGCCGTGGCCGCGGCCGCGCCCGCCTACAGCCGCGCGCTCAGCCGGCAGCTCAGCAGGGGCGTCTCGGAGATCCGGCACACGGCCGACCGCTGGCGCGTGTCCCTGGACGTCAACCACTTCGCCCCGGAGGAGCTGACGGTCAAGACCAAGGACGGCGTGGTGGAGATCACCG GCAAGCACGAAGAGAGGCAGGACGAGCACGGCTACGTCTCCCGCTGCTTCACTCGGAAATACAC GCTGCCACCCGGTGTGGACCCCACTCTGGtctcctcctctctgtcccctgaGGGCACACTCACCGTGGAGGCCCCCATGCCAAAGCCAGCCACTCAGTCAGCGGAGATCACCATCCCCGTCACCTTCGAGTCACGTGCCCAGCTGGGGAGTTCAGAAGCTGGGAAGTCTGAGTAG